Part of the Paeniglutamicibacter sulfureus genome, TGGAGTCACTGAACCCGAAACACCAGAGACCCCGAGAGACCAGGACAACCTCGAACCCGTAGGACTGAACCAAGACACCCCGCAGGGCGCCGAAGAACATGTGCACACCATCGGCCCCACGTCCGGACGTCCCCGAATCCGGAAGTACGTGGTTACCGAGCATCCAGTGGACGCATCGGCGTCCGAACAAGCAGGGGCATCCTACGGCCTTTCCGGGGAGCATGGCGCGTACCTCGATGGACCGCAAACGAACGACGTGGAGCGGAACGGAAACGAATCACTTTCCGAAGGTGACCGTAGTGCGACGGAAGACGGGCCTGAAATGAAGCGTCCCCGCAGCGGCGAACGGATGGATCCCTGAGAAACGGCCTTGGGGCACGAGCAGCTCCTTGCGAGGCAATACCTAACGGGTGACAAATCAAGAAAGAGGTCGTTTGATGGAAACCACGGGTTCAGGTTCGAGTACTTCCAGCTATCGAGCCAACGAGAGGTTGGCTCGGGAACGCAGCCAATTCGGTGGCGTCAAGGTCGGCAGTGCGTTCTTTGGCTGGGTGACCGCCATGGGAATCACTGTCCTGCTCACGGCGCTCATCACAGCCTTTGGTGCCGGCGTTGGTTTGGCCACCGACACCGATCTGGGTACCGCCACCGAAAGCGTTGCCGGCAATCCGGATGCCACCGCCTGGATCTCCGCCATTGTCTTGGTGTTGGTCCTGCTTCTTGCCTACTTTTGCGGCGGCTACGTAGCTGGCAGGATGGCACGCTTTAACGGGATGCGGCAGGGAATGGCCGTCTGGCTTTGGGCGATCATCGCCGCGATTGCCGTAGCCGCGCTCACAGTCCTTGCCAACGTCAAGTTCGAGGCCTTGGGGCAACTAAACGGCATCCCACAACTTCCCATGGACGGCGCAATGTCCGCTCTTGGTTGGATCGCGCTGGCAATCGCAGTCATCGTCCCGCTGCTCGGAGCAATCCTCGGAGGCCAAGCCGGGATGCACTACCACCGGCGGGTGGATCGCAACAGCGAAAACATCTATCGGGCGCCCTAGCTCGGCCGGATACAAGTTCGCGGAAAGGGAGGCGGGCAGGACATCGATGAATTTGTGGGCACGTCATGCGGGTTCAATACCCGAAAGCGGCTGTCGCGCTTCCGGGGCACGGCTCGCGGCCACTGTGGCCATGCACGTTACCGAATGTACAAAAATCTGGAACCAATCCTAGGAGGACCCCCGTGGGTATCGGAGACAAAATCGGCAATAAGGCGCAAGAGGCCGTAGGCAAGATCAAGAAGAATACCGGCGACGCAACCGACAACGAAAGCCTGCAGGCGGAGGGCGCAAGGGAAGAGGCTGAGGCCAGGGCGAAGCAAGCCGGCGAGCACCTCAAGGACGCCGCCCGGGACGTCACCGACAAGTGAGCAATCCACGCAGGGCTAAGGTTGCTCTTGCCTGCAGGACCTGGAAGGTGGGGTCGACCGCATCAGCCGTCGACTCCACCTCCGTCTTGTAATGCACGGGTTACTTCTGCCCTACGCCGCGCTGCTTTACCCAGCATCGAAGCGTGCGTCGTCTTCGTTCGAGTCTTCGGGCCCGCGCTAATTTGAACCGGGAGCTGTACTTCCCGGTTCTCCGAGCAAGTCCGCATCTCTGTCCTTGGCTTCTTCGTTCCTCGGGGTGCCGTTGTCCAGCAACGTCTCGGCGTCGCGCAGCGGATCAAAACTGTCCAGCGTCGGAGGAACGGACGTTTGGTCCTCCTGATCCCCGTCGGCATTCTTGTGAGTCATTTTCTGCCTCCTCGTTGTCAGTCAATTCGTCTCCTCGTTGTCAGTCAATTCGTTAGGAATTTCGCAGCGAATCGATCAGTTCCTTCTTGTTCTGCTTCGAGTAACCACTCAACCCGATTTCCTTGGCCCGG contains:
- a CDS encoding CsbD family protein, which codes for MGIGDKIGNKAQEAVGKIKKNTGDATDNESLQAEGAREEAEARAKQAGEHLKDAARDVTDK
- a CDS encoding PRC-barrel domain-containing protein; protein product: MLNNEDLKPLLETKANVFGSEGEKIGTLGQIYLDDGTDLPHFATVKTGLFGSSENFVPLDDAEISNGQLYVRFTKQFVKDAPNVDPMGHLSPEDEDRLYDYYSQAGLGANRGVTEPETPETPRDQDNLEPVGLNQDTPQGAEEHVHTIGPTSGRPRIRKYVVTEHPVDASASEQAGASYGLSGEHGAYLDGPQTNDVERNGNESLSEGDRSATEDGPEMKRPRSGERMDP